One Trichosurus vulpecula isolate mTriVul1 chromosome 7, mTriVul1.pri, whole genome shotgun sequence genomic region harbors:
- the LOC118857054 gene encoding putative olfactory receptor 2W6 produces the protein MRATEKANDSSQYGFILVGFSDHPKLELILFKVNLTLYSVTVLGNTTIILVSILDPRLHTPMYFFLANLSFLDLCFSTSCIPQMLVNLWGPDKTISYAGCAVQLFSFLSVGGIECILLAVMAYDRYVAVCKPLHYMAVMHPQLCLQLVAVAWGSGLVNAIVMSPLTMTLSRCGKRHVNHFLCEMPALIKMACVDVRAVEMLAFTFAILIVLLPLFLILVSYGYIAAAVMRIKSAAGRRKTFNTCSSHLTVVSLFYGSIIYIYMQPGNSSSQDKGKFLTLFYNLVTPMLNPLIYTLRNKEVKGALKKVFGRQQEARQR, from the coding sequence ATGAGAGCAACGGAAAAAGCCAATGATAGTTCACAATATGGCTTTATCTTGGTGGGCTTTTCTGATCATCCTAAGTTGGAGCTGATCCTCTTCAAGGTCAATTTGACTCTGTATTCTGTGACTGTATTGGGCAATACAACTATCATTCTGGTGTCCATATTGGACCCTCGACTTCATACCCCTATGTACTTCTTTTTGGCCAATCTCTCCTTCCTGGACCTCTGTTTCAGTACTAGTTGCATCCCACAGATGTTGGTCAACCTTTGGGGCCCAGATAAGACCATTAGCTATGCAGGTTGTGCTGTCCAGttattctcctttctctctgtagGTGGGATTGAGTGCATCCTCCTGGCTGTCATGGCATATGATCGATATGTTGCTGTCTGCAAACCATTGCACTATATGGCTGTAATGCATCCCCAACTCTGCTTACAGTTGGTGGCTGTGGCCTGGGGTAGTGGATTAGTCAATGCAATTGTTATGTCCCCACTGACAATGACCCTTTCACGATGTGGCAAGCGACATGTCAATCACTTCCTCTGTGAGATGCCTGCTCTGATCAAGATGGCATGTGTAGATGTTCGTGCAGTGGAGATGCTAGCCTTTACCTTTGCCATCCTCATTGTTCTATTgcccctctttctcatccttgtCTCCTATGGCTACATTGCTGCAGCAGTAATGAGGATTAAGTCAGCAGCTGGGCGGAGAAAGACCTTTAACACTTGCAGCTCCCACCTCACAGTAGTCTCCCTTTTCTATGGGAGcatcatctatatatatatgcagccAGGGAACAGCTCCTCCCAGGACAAGGGCAAGTTCCTCACTCTTTTCTACAACTTGGTGACCCCTATGTTGAATCCTCTTATCTACACTCTAAGGAATAAGGAAGTGAAGGGAGCACTGAAGAAGGTTTTTGGTAGGCAGCAGGAAGCAAGACAGAGGTGA